The Clostridium septicum genome contains a region encoding:
- a CDS encoding Na+/H+ antiporter NhaC family protein, giving the protein MESKSSALALLPLGIFIVVYLGISLIAKDFYAVSVIVPFLAAALTAIIMNRKEKFETKVETFCKGAGNPNILLMVLIFILAGAFAQTARDMGAVDSTVNLGLSLLPSSLLIPGMFIIACFIALSVGTSMGTIVALVPIAVGIADRTGITAALAVGAVVSGSMFGDNLSIISDTTIAATRTQGCEMKDKFKMNFKIVLPAAIATALILWFLTKGANVTNVETVEYTFVKILPYIAVIASALAGVNVILVLLGGILISAIIGLAYGSFNLVGLFGSISNGISGMSELIIISLLIAGTIEIIKFNGGIEFILHKGLKNFKSKRGAEFGIATLVSLVDICTANNTVAIVTVGPIAKDISDEFDLEPKRVAGIMDMFSCVFQGIIPYGAQLISAAGLAVISPFGIMKYLFYPYLMGICAIIAIYWHWRKK; this is encoded by the coding sequence ATGGAAAGTAAATCATCAGCATTAGCATTGTTACCTTTAGGCATATTTATAGTAGTATATTTAGGAATATCTTTAATAGCTAAAGATTTTTATGCAGTATCGGTTATAGTACCTTTTTTAGCAGCAGCATTAACTGCTATAATTATGAATAGAAAGGAAAAGTTTGAAACTAAAGTTGAAACTTTTTGTAAGGGGGCAGGAAACCCTAATATATTATTGATGGTATTAATATTTATTTTAGCTGGAGCTTTTGCACAAACTGCAAGAGATATGGGAGCCGTTGATTCAACTGTAAATTTAGGATTATCGTTACTTCCAAGTAGTTTATTAATACCAGGAATGTTTATAATAGCTTGTTTTATAGCATTATCAGTTGGTACTTCCATGGGAACAATAGTGGCATTAGTTCCAATTGCAGTAGGAATAGCAGACAGAACAGGAATTACTGCAGCATTAGCAGTAGGTGCTGTTGTAAGTGGATCTATGTTTGGAGATAATTTATCAATAATATCAGATACTACAATTGCAGCAACAAGAACTCAAGGCTGTGAAATGAAAGATAAATTTAAAATGAATTTTAAAATAGTTTTACCAGCAGCAATAGCAACTGCATTAATTCTTTGGTTTTTAACAAAGGGGGCTAATGTTACAAATGTAGAAACTGTTGAATATACTTTTGTTAAGATACTTCCATATATAGCTGTAATAGCATCTGCACTAGCTGGAGTAAATGTAATTTTAGTTTTACTAGGTGGAATACTAATATCTGCAATTATAGGATTAGCTTATGGTAGTTTCAATTTAGTAGGTTTATTTGGATCTATATCAAATGGGATAAGTGGAATGAGTGAACTTATAATAATATCATTATTAATAGCTGGAACAATTGAAATAATAAAATTTAATGGTGGAATAGAGTTCATACTTCATAAGGGTCTTAAAAACTTTAAATCTAAAAGGGGAGCAGAGTTTGGAATTGCTACTTTAGTAAGTTTAGTTGATATATGTACTGCAAATAATACTGTAGCTATTGTAACAGTAGGTCCTATAGCAAAGGATATATCAGATGAATTTGATTTAGAACCTAAAAGAGTTGCAGGAATAATGGACATGTTCTCATGTGTATTTCAGGGGATAATACCTTATGGAGCACAATTAATATCAGCAGCTGGACTAGCTGTTATATCACCATTTGGAATAATGAAATATTTATTTTATCCATATTTAATGGGTATATGCGCAATAATAGCTATATACTGGCACTGGAGAAAAAAATAA
- the thrS gene encoding threonine--tRNA ligase, with product MIKITLKDASVKEFEAGVSVLDIAKSISEGLARNACCGIVNGEVVDLRYIVNKDSDLAICTFDSKEGKAALRHSISHVLAYAVKRLFPNAKLAIGPSIDNGFYYDFDLEKSFTSEDLVKIEDEMRKIIKENPPIERFELSRTEALKLMEEANEPYKIELINDLGKDEVISFYKIGDFTDLCAGPHIMSLKSVKAIKLIRSAGAYWKGDEKNKMLSRVYGTAFLKKSDLDAYLEALEEAKKRDHNKLGRELGIFTTDENVGQGLPLIMPKGAKIIQTLQRWVEDEEDKRGYVLTKTPSMSKNDLFKVSGHWDHYKDGMFVLGDEENDDEVMALRPMTCPFQFAIYNSDQHSYRDLPIRYAETSTLYRNESSGEMHGLIRVRQFTLADGHIVCTPEQIEQEFKGCVELINHIMSTLGIDGDISYRFSKWDPNNTEKYINNPKAWEETQVLMKGILDHLNIDYIEADGEAAFYGPKLDIQFKNVHGKEDTIITIQIDFALAERFDMTYIDKDGNKKRPYVIHRSSIGCYERTLAMLIEKYAGAFPTWLAPTQAIVLPISDKYNDYAESIVKDFKNSGIRISGDYRAEKIGYKIREARLERIPYILVVGEKEAANNEVAVRSRKNGEEGAIPTSELKNRLILEIANKEK from the coding sequence ATGATTAAAATTACTTTAAAAGATGCTTCAGTTAAAGAATTTGAAGCTGGAGTTTCAGTTCTTGATATAGCTAAATCCATTAGTGAAGGTTTAGCTAGAAATGCTTGTTGTGGAATAGTTAATGGAGAAGTTGTAGATTTACGTTACATAGTTAATAAAGACTCTGATCTTGCTATTTGCACTTTTGACTCTAAAGAAGGTAAAGCTGCTTTAAGACATAGCATTTCTCATGTATTAGCTTATGCAGTTAAAAGACTATTCCCTAATGCTAAGTTAGCAATAGGCCCTTCAATAGATAATGGATTCTATTATGATTTTGACTTAGAAAAATCTTTCACTTCTGAGGATTTAGTTAAAATTGAAGATGAAATGAGAAAAATAATAAAAGAAAATCCTCCAATAGAAAGATTTGAACTTTCAAGAACTGAAGCTTTAAAGCTTATGGAAGAAGCTAATGAGCCTTATAAAATTGAATTAATTAATGATTTGGGAAAAGATGAAGTTATTTCATTCTATAAAATTGGTGACTTTACTGATTTATGTGCTGGTCCTCATATAATGTCATTAAAGTCTGTTAAAGCAATTAAACTTATAAGAAGTGCAGGAGCTTATTGGAAGGGTGACGAAAAGAATAAAATGCTTTCAAGAGTTTATGGAACTGCTTTCTTAAAGAAATCTGATTTAGATGCTTATTTAGAAGCTTTAGAAGAAGCTAAGAAAAGAGACCATAATAAACTTGGAAGAGAACTTGGAATATTCACAACTGATGAAAATGTTGGGCAAGGACTTCCTTTAATAATGCCTAAGGGAGCTAAAATAATTCAAACTCTACAAAGATGGGTTGAAGATGAAGAGGATAAAAGAGGTTATGTACTAACTAAAACTCCTTCAATGTCAAAAAATGATTTATTTAAAGTTTCAGGTCACTGGGATCACTATAAAGATGGAATGTTTGTTTTAGGCGACGAAGAAAATGATGATGAAGTTATGGCCTTAAGACCTATGACTTGTCCATTCCAGTTTGCTATTTATAACTCAGATCAACATAGCTACAGAGATCTACCTATAAGATATGCTGAAACATCTACTCTTTATAGAAATGAGTCTTCTGGAGAAATGCATGGATTAATTCGTGTTAGACAATTTACTTTAGCTGATGGTCATATAGTTTGCACACCTGAACAAATCGAGCAAGAATTTAAAGGTTGTGTTGAATTAATTAATCATATAATGAGCACTTTAGGAATAGATGGAGATATATCTTATAGATTCTCTAAATGGGATCCAAATAATACTGAAAAGTATATAAACAATCCTAAAGCTTGGGAAGAAACTCAAGTATTAATGAAAGGTATATTAGATCATCTTAATATAGACTATATAGAAGCTGATGGTGAAGCTGCTTTCTATGGACCTAAATTAGATATCCAATTTAAAAATGTTCATGGAAAAGAAGATACAATAATAACTATTCAAATCGACTTTGCTCTTGCAGAAAGATTTGATATGACTTATATAGATAAAGATGGTAATAAAAAACGTCCTTATGTTATTCATAGATCATCAATCGGATGTTATGAAAGAACTTTAGCAATGCTTATAGAAAAATATGCTGGTGCATTCCCTACTTGGTTAGCTCCAACTCAAGCTATAGTTCTTCCAATATCAGATAAGTATAACGATTATGCTGAATCAATAGTTAAAGATTTCAAAAATTCAGGAATAAGAATTTCAGGAGATTATAGAGCTGAAAAAATCGGATATAAGATTAGAGAAGCTAGACTTGAAAGAATACCTTATATTTTAGTTGTTGGTGAAAAAGAAGCTGCTAATAATGAAGTTGCTGTAAGAAGCAGAAAAAATGGTGAAGAAGGAGCTATACCTACTTCTGAATTAAAAAATAGATTAATATTAGAAATTGCTAATAAAGAAAAATAA
- the ispF gene encoding 2-C-methyl-D-erythritol 2,4-cyclodiphosphate synthase, with product MRIGLGYDVHRLVAERKLILGGVDIPYKKGLLGHSDADVLVHAIMDSLLGASALGDIGKHFPDTDPKYKGISSISLLEEVGKLLVKNGYSINNIDSTIIAQKPKMAPHIQTMRENIANALKINLDQINVKATTEEGLGFTGKEEGISSQSICLLSKINKK from the coding sequence ATGAGAATAGGATTAGGATATGACGTACATCGTTTAGTAGCAGAAAGAAAACTAATATTAGGTGGGGTCGATATACCTTATAAAAAAGGTTTACTTGGACATTCTGACGCAGATGTACTTGTCCATGCTATAATGGATTCTCTTTTAGGTGCATCGGCACTTGGTGATATAGGAAAACATTTTCCTGACACAGATCCTAAATATAAAGGAATTTCTAGTATAAGTCTTCTAGAAGAAGTAGGTAAACTATTGGTCAAAAATGGATATTCTATAAACAACATAGATTCAACCATTATTGCACAAAAACCTAAAATGGCTCCTCATATCCAAACAATGAGAGAAAATATAGCTAATGCTCTTAAAATTAATTTAGATCAAATAAATGTTAAAGCAACAACTGAAGAAGGACTTGGTTTTACAGGTAAAGAAGAAGGAATTTCTTCTCAAAGCATCTGTTTGCTTAGTAAAATTAATAAAAAATAA
- a CDS encoding metalloregulator ArsR/SmtB family transcription factor: MKEKVKVFKAVGDETRIKILVLLSKKNICAKGIARHLNISEAAVSQHIKILKDVNLITGYKKGYYVIYDLNKSVLEDAIDFMSLLINDDISSINNKLNINDFNILKCKNNCKSKKVCCKNLLEED; the protein is encoded by the coding sequence ATGAAAGAAAAAGTTAAAGTTTTTAAAGCAGTTGGAGATGAAACAAGAATAAAAATATTAGTATTGTTATCTAAAAAAAATATATGTGCAAAAGGTATTGCAAGACATTTAAATATATCAGAAGCGGCAGTTTCTCAACATATAAAGATATTAAAAGATGTTAATTTGATAACAGGATATAAAAAGGGCTATTATGTTATTTATGACTTAAATAAAAGTGTTTTAGAAGATGCTATAGATTTTATGAGCTTATTAATAAATGATGATATAAGCTCAATTAATAATAAATTAAATATTAATGATTTTAACATTTTAAAATGTAAAAATAATTGCAAATCTAAGAAGGTTTGTTGTAAAAATTTATTAGAGGAGGATTAG
- a CDS encoding NifB/NifX family molybdenum-iron cluster-binding protein, with protein sequence MRICFPVKSNEGMESVPYGHFGSAPLFVICDLEKDEVSTVDNGDLEHEHGKCQPIKALSGEVVDAVIVGGIGQGAIAKLNSLGIKVYRAVEGTIADNIKAFNDDKLHEFSMNHTCNHHGCSHH encoded by the coding sequence ATGAGAATTTGTTTCCCAGTTAAATCAAATGAAGGAATGGAGAGTGTACCATACGGACACTTTGGATCAGCTCCACTATTTGTAATATGTGATTTAGAAAAAGATGAAGTTTCAACTGTAGATAATGGAGATTTAGAACATGAGCATGGAAAATGTCAACCTATAAAAGCATTATCAGGAGAAGTTGTAGATGCTGTAATAGTAGGAGGAATTGGTCAAGGAGCTATAGCTAAGTTAAATTCTTTAGGAATTAAAGTTTACAGAGCTGTAGAAGGAACTATAGCAGATAATATAAAAGCATTTAATGATGATAAATTACATGAGTTTTCAATGAATCATACATGTAATCATCATGGATGTTCTCATCACTAA